From Scleropages formosus chromosome 25, fSclFor1.1, whole genome shotgun sequence, a single genomic window includes:
- the cry5 gene encoding cryptochrome circadian regulator 5 codes for MRHNSVHWFRKGLRLHDNPALQAALRDCAELYPVFVLDPWFPKNARVGITRWRFLIGALADLDCSLRRLNSRLFVVRGKPEEVFPRLFQKWKVTRLTFEVDTEPYALQRDKNIASLAAEHQVEVIQEVSHTLYDTERIILENNGKAPLTFKRMQTLINTVGAPKRPCPPPTLQDMIDICTPSSEDHEEAYGVPSLAELGFDSLNAGPELYPGGEQEALRRLEEHMSRTGWVCAFEKPQTSPNALTPSTTVLSPYLKFGCLSARTFWWRLDDVYRGRKHSEPPVSLHGQLLWREFFYTTSVGIPNFDCMVGNPVCVQVDWETNPEYLAAWREGRTGFPFIDAIMTQLRQEGWIHHLARHAVACFLTRGDLWISWEEGMKVFEELLLDADWALNAGNWQWLSASAFFQQYFRVYSPVAFGKKTDKNGDYIRKYLPILKKFPAEYIYEPWKSPRSLQERAGCIVGKDYPKPIVEHEVISKKNIQRMKMAYAKHSGSSSESSGKSKGEKRKVGSVLDMLTKKNTKLD; via the exons ATGAGGCACAACTCTGTGCACTGGTTCCGCAAAGGCCTGCGGCTCCACGACAACCCTGCCCTCCAGGCTGCGCTCAGGGACTGTGCTGAACTCTACCCAGTGTTTGTCCTGGACCCTTGGTTCCCTAAGAATGCTCGTGTGGGCATCACACGCTGGCGTTTTCTCATCGGGGCACTTGCAGACTTGGACTGCAGCCTTAGGAGACTCAACTCCag GCTCTTTGTGGTGAGAGGAAAACCCGAAGAGGTGTTTCCCAGACTTTTCCAGAAGTGGAAGGTGACCCGGTTGACCTTTGAAGTGGACACGGAGCCCTATGCCCTGCAACGGGACAAGAATATAGCAAGTCTGGCGGCAGAGCACCAAGTGGAAGTCATTCAGGAGGTCTCTCATACTCTTTATGACACCGAGAG GATCATCCTGGAGAACAACGGGAAGGCCCCCCTGACCTTCAAAAGAATGCAGACCCTCATAAACACAGTTGGAGCCCCAAAAAGACCCTGCCCTCCACCAACCCTTCAGGATATGATAG ATATCTGCACCCCTTCTTCAGAGGACCATGAAGAGGCCTATGGGGTCCCCAGCCTGGCGGAGCTGGGCTTCGACTCCCTCAATGCTGGACCAGAGCTGTACCCCGGTGGGGAGCAGGAGGCTCTGCGCAGGCTGGAGGAGCACATGAGTCGAACG GGATGGGTTTGTGCCTTTGAAAAGCCCCAGACATCACCCAACGCGCTCACTCCCAGTACCACGGTGCTCAGCCCCTACCTCAAATTCGGCTGTCTCTCTGCACGCACCTTCTGGTGGAGGCTAGATGATGTGTATCGAGGG AGGAAGCACTCAGAGCCCCCGGTCTCCTTGCATGGCCAACTACTCTGGAGGGAGTTCTTCTACACAACCAGTGTGGGCATCCCCAACTTTGACTGCATGGTGGgcaaccctgtgtgtgtgcaggtggaCTGGGAAACCAACCCTGAGTACCTGGCAGCATGGAGAGAG GGTCGGACCGGTTTCCCCTTCATAGATGCTATTATGACCCAGCTGCGCCAGGAAGGCTGGATCCACCACCTGGCCCGACATGCTGTTGCCTGCTTCTTGACCCGGGGGGACCTCTGGATCAGCTGGGAGGAGGGCATGAAG GTGTTTGAGGAGCTGCTACTCGATGCCGACTGGGCCCTGAATGCTGGGAACTGGCAATGGCTGTCCGCAAGTGCGTTTTTCCAGCAGTATTTCAGAGTCTACTCCCCTGTGGCCTTTGGGAAGAAGACCGACAAAAATGGGGACTATATAAG AAAATACCTCCCCATCCTGAAGAAGTTCCCTGCGGAATACATATACGAGCCGTGGAAGTCGCCACGTAGCCTTCAGGAGCGAGCaggatgcattgtgggaaaagaCTATCCCAAGCCAATTGTGGAACATGAGGTCATTAGCAAGAAGAACATTCAGAGGATGAAGATGGCCTACGCCAAGCACTCTGGTTCCTCCAGTGAATCTAGTGGGAAATCCAAGG gTGAAAAACGGAAAGTTGGCTCCGTTCTGGACATGCTGACAAAGAAAAATACCAAATTAGATTAA
- the dcps gene encoding m7GpppX diphosphatase — protein sequence MADCAKQSEVDTGDGNGTDVAKHPAKKQKIEAGDGDVCEVSGFEVKKVLRDCAREKTMFLQGKIAEKEAVVILEKTPIHVDTLNELFRESQLTMESNNDIYTTYCLQPPAHLNVIKTTVVCPATEKHVRKYQEQETVLVEETAEDYRTITLPFLESQSFSLQWVYNILEKKAEVEQVVYEDPDPKLGFILLPDFKWDQKQLDDLYLIAIVHRRDIKSLRDLTSDHLPLLRNIQKKGKDAVRERYGIKGDKLRMYVHYQPSYYHFHIHLNALKYNAPGTGVDRAHLLSNVIQNLECDPQYYKTRTLTFPLRELDGLLSHFREPKDSAKL from the exons ATGGCGGACTGCGCTAAACAAAGCGAAGTTGACACTGGAGACGGTAACGGGACAGACGTAGCGAAACACCCTgctaaaaaacagaaaatcgaGGCTGGGGATGGAGACGTGTGTGAAGTCTCGGGTTTCGAGGTCAAAAAGGTCCTGCGGGATTGCGCGAGGGAGAAAACGATGTTCCTCCAGGGGAAG ATAGCGGAGAAGGAGGCTGTGGTCATCCTGGAGAAGACGCCCATCCATGTGGACACGCTGAACGAGCTCTTCAGGGAGTCTCAGCTTACGATGGAGTCCAACAATGACATCTACACTACGTATTGCCTGCAGCCCCCAGCACATCTCAATG TGATCAAGACCACTGTGGTTTGCCCGGCCACTGAGAAGCACGTGAGGAAGTACCAGGAACAGGAGACAGTGCTCGTGGAGGAGACGGCCGAGGACTACCGTACCATCACCCTGCCCTTCCTGGAAAGCCAGAGCTTCAGCCTGCAG TGGGTCTATAACATACTGGAGAAGAAGGCTGAAGTGGAGCAGGTTGTTTACGAGGATCCTGACCCGAAGCTCGGCTTCATCCTGCTCCCAGACTTCAAGTGGGACCAGAAGCAG ctgGACGATTTATATCTGATCGCCATCGTGCACCGGCGGGACATCAAAAGTCTTAGAGACTTGACATCGGACCACCTCCCATTGCTACGCAACATTCAAAAAAAGGGAAAG GACGCTGTCCGCGAGCGCTACGGAATTAAGGGTGACAAGCTGCGCATGTACGTGCATTACCAGCCGTCATACTACCACTTCCACATCCATCTCAATGCCTTGAAGTACAACGCCCCCGGCACTGGTGTGGACAGGGCCCATCTGCTCTCCAATGTCATCCAGAACTTGGAGTGCGACCCACAGTACTACAAAACTCGCACCCTCACCTTTCCCTTGAGGGAGCTCGACGGACTGCTGTCGCACTTCAGGGAGCCCAAGGATAGTGCCAAACTGTAG